From Penicillium psychrofluorescens genome assembly, chromosome: 1, one genomic window encodes:
- a CDS encoding uncharacterized protein (ID:PFLUO_001015-T1.cds;~source:funannotate): MNLSLIDPFILAQDYPDSLTEKLRSGHATCLRFNHKGDYLASGRVDGVVVIFDIETNGVSRKLRGHTRQIQSISWSRDGRYLLTSSQDWKCILWDLKDGSRVRTVRFEAPVYIAELHPFNHLLFVASLFEDQPVLVDVSSPKPIKRILPSAPLRPQPTNGDEVDPAAAARQAAQDAKQSTCVTIFTALGNHIITGSSKGWINIIETQTCSTIHSMRLCTGVVILLRLASNGRDLLVNSSDRVIRTVLMPDLSRLGIDLEPSSIKLQVEHKFQDVVNRLSWNHVTFSATGEFVTATTFMNPDIYVWERSHGSLVKILEGAREELGVVEWHPSRPMVVACGLESGCVYIWSVVSPQKWSALAPDFGEVEEQVEYVEREDEFDIHPAEQVHQRRLDQEDEVPDAITLDPVKGYTDLDALDSFRMPVLLDISDSESGEDIVAVGPGTMRRRTPGAGNGDADANGVARGAGRRRR; encoded by the exons TACCCAGACAGCTTGACAGAGAAACTGA GAAGTGGCCATGCGACCTGTCTACGATTCAACCACAAGGGCGATTACCTAGCCTCCGGACGA GTGGACGGCGTGGTGGTGATCTTCGACATTGAAACAAATGGGGTGTCGCGCAAGCTGCGCGGTCACACGCGCCAGATCCAATCCATTAG CTGGTCGAGGGACGGCCGATATCTCCTCACCTCCTCACAAGACTGGAAGTGCATCCTATGGGACTTGAAAGATGGCTCGCGCGTGCGCACAGTCCGGTTCGAGGCACCGGTATATATCGCCGAGCTACACCCATTCAACCA TCTCCTCTTCGTGGCCTCCCTCTTCGAAGATCAACCCGTCCTCGTGGATGTCTCCTCCCCGAAACCAATCAAGCGCATCCTTCCCTCCGCACCGCTCCGCCCACAACCCACCAACGGCGACGAAGTCGacccagccgcagcagcacgaCAAGCCGCCCAAGATGCAAAACAGTCGACCTGTGTAACGATCTTTACGGCGCTGGGGAACCACATCATCACGGGGTCCTCGAAAGGGTGGATAAACATCATCGAGACGCAGACGTGCTCAACGATCCATTCCATGCGACTATGCACCGGAGTCGTGATCCTGCTCCGCCTCGCCAGCAACGGGCGCGACCTGCTGGTCAACAGCTCCGACCGCGTAATCCGCACAGTGCTCATGCCGGACCTTTCACGGCTAGGCATCGACCTGGAGCCATCCAGCATCAAGCTACAGGTCGAACACAAGTTCCAAGACGTGGTCAACCGGCTCAGCTGGAACCACGTCACCTTTTCGGCGACGGGCGAGTTCGTCACAGCGACCACCTTCATGAACCCAGACATCTACGTCTGGGAACGCAGCCATGGCTCgctggtcaagatcctcgaAGGCGCACGAGAGGAGCTCGGCGTGGTAGAATGGCACCCATCGCGGCCGATGGTGGTAGCCTGCGGACTGGAGTCCGGCTGCGTGTATATATGGTCGGTAGTGAGTCCACAGAAATGGTCCGCGCTGGCGCCGGACTTTGGCGAagtcgaggagcaggtcgagTACGTCGAGCGCGAGGATGAGTTCGATATCCACCCGGCCGAGCAGGTGCATCAGCGCCGTCTGGaccaggaggacgaggtCCCCGACGCCATCACCCTCGACCCGGTCAAGGGGTATACCGATCTCGACGCGCTGGATAGCTTCCGCATGCCTGTCCTGCTGGACATCTCTGACAGCGAAAGCGGCGAGGATATCGTCGCCGTGGGCCCGGGGACTATGCGTCGCCGTACCCCCGGTGCTGggaatggcgatgctgatGCTAACGGCGTCGCCCGTGGCGCGGGCAGGCGTCGGAGATGA
- a CDS encoding uncharacterized protein (ID:PFLUO_001016-T1.cds;~source:funannotate) — protein MPANGEGKHRLLPPMDSPPPKRYKSESLPSSDAGRSRYYLSQSAQPSERGRSRQTSTAMDIYSITNKDPVERERRDNRWYSSNGSVASHPSQPSSRSPRALTPGRKYPERYPCYSENGRTYHGYRKGMYLLPCDDEEQDRLDIFHKLFTVARVSDGLIYAPHPPSSRILDLGCGTGIWSIEVAQKYPESFVVGVDLAPIQPQNHPKNCDFYAPFDFESPWTLGEDSWDLIHMQMGSGSIVSWPSLYRRIFSHLRPGAWFEQVEIDFEPRCDDRSLSGLALRHWYQSLKHATESSSRPIVHSSRETIRSLQEAGFTEIDHQMVGLPLNPWHQDEHERKVARWYNLAISESIEPLSLAPFSRVYKWPVDKIQRLAADVKSEAFNKDIHCYNILHIYQARKPAAAAATATAVAVAAPAN, from the exons ATGCCTGCCAATGGGGAGGGCAAACACCGGCTGTTGCCCCCGAtggactcgccgccgcccaagcGCTACAAGTCCGAGTCGCTCCCGTCCAGCGACGCGGGTCGTTCACGGTACTACCTCTCACAATCGGCCCAGCCAAGTGAGCGGGGCCGTTCCAGACAGACCTCCACCGCCATGGATATTTACTCCATCACCAATAAAGATCCCGTCGAGCGAGAACGCCGCGACAACCGCTGGTATAGCAGCAATGGTTCGGTTGCGTCGCATCCCTCCCAGCCCTCATCTCGCTCTCCACGCGCGCTCACGCCCGGTCGCAA ATACCCCGAGCGATATCCGTGCTACTCGGAAAACGGACGAACATACCATGGCTATCGGAAAGGAATGTACCTGCTCCCCTGTGACGACGAGGAACAGGACCGCCTCGATATCTTCCACAAGCTCTTCACCGTCGCTCGCGTGTCCGATGGCCTGATCTATGCGCCGCACCCGCCCAGCTCCCGCATCTTGGATCTGGGCTGCGGCACGGGCATCTGGAGCATCGAAGTGGCCCAGAAGTACCCGGAATCGTTCGTGGTGGGGGTGGACCTGGCACCCATTCAACCGCAGAACCATCCGAAGAACTGCGACTTCTACGCCCCATTTGATTTCGAAAGCCCCTGgacgctgggcgaggatTCCTGGGATCTCATCCATATGCAGATGGGCAGTGGCAGCATTGTGAGCTGGCCCAGTCTCTACCGCCGGATCTTCTCGCATCTGCGTCCGGGCGCGTGGTTCGAGCAGGTGGAGATCGACTTCGAGCCGCGCTGTGACGACCGCTCGCTGAGCGGGCTGGCTCTGCGGCACTGGTATCAATCGCTAAAGCACGCCACAGAGTCGAGCTCCCGCCCCATCGTACACAGCTCCCGTGAGACGATCCGGAGTCTACAGGAAGCAGGCTTCACCGAGATCGATCACCAGATGGTCGGACTGCCCTTGAATCCCTGGCACCAGGACGAACATGAGCGCAAGGTTGCCCGTTGGTATAACCTCGCCATCTCCGAGAGCATCGAGCCGCTCAGCCTGGCTCCCTTCAGCCGGGTCTACAAGTGGCCTGTTGATAAGATCCAGCGTCTGGCCGCAGATGTCAAGTCGGAGGCATTCAATAAGGATATCCATTGCTATAACATCCTTCACATCTATCAGGCGCGGaagccagcagctgctgccgcAACCGCAACCGCAGTCGCAGTCGCAGCCCCAGCCAATTGA
- a CDS encoding uncharacterized protein (ID:PFLUO_001017-T1.cds;~source:funannotate), translating to MHTLTPIAASSLSLPTDSYIYSITPAAPGTFAAISSDDSLRVFDAANLDRESVIAPKTHDGGVTALRTYSSGDAQLLATAGRDGRVRLWDARAGNGSAAVEMETVKHAPVLSVACHAETSTVVAGTELVSSQAVVAFWDIRSPAACRLQYVESHNDDITELQYHPTRSNILLSGSTDGLVNIYDTTITDEDDALVQVINHGSVHHAGFLSERTIYALSHDELFSVHPATDPDEPTQEPEPVHFGDVRQPLGCEYIAQLCIGSQGPYIAAGNKADHRLDLIPLVSDPAWRFDQDSLWRLPGAHGEEVVRSVYLDEQSQSVFTCGEDGFVRVWKPADDDVQAPVESAKGARPKEKRQKDRFKPY from the exons ATGCACACCCTGACGCCCATTGCGGCCtcttcgctgtcgctgcccaCTGACAGCTACATCTACTCCATCACCCCCGCGGCGCCCGGTACCTtcgccgccatctcctccgaTGACTCGCTGCGCGTGTTTGATGCCGCCAACCTCGATCGCGAGTCGGTGATCGCACCCAAAACCCACGACGGCGGGGTCACTGCGCTGCGCACCTACAGCTCGGGGGATGCCCAGCTGCTCGCCACGGCAGGTCGGGATGGCCGAGTCAGGCTGTGGGATGCTCGGGCCGGGAATggctcggcggcggtggaaatGGAGACGG TGAAACATGCTCCCGTGCTCTCGGTAGCCTGTCACGCAGAGACCAGCACCGTCGTCGCCGGGACAGAATTGGTGTCGTCGCAGGCAGTCGTCGCATTTTG GGATATCAGATCGCCGGCCGCGTGCCGGCTACAGTACGTGGAGAGCCACAACGACGACATCACCGAG CTCCAATATCACCCGACCCGCAGCAACATTTTACTCTCCGGCAGCACTGACGGTCTCGTCAACATCTACGACACGACTATcaccgacgaggacgacgccCTCGTGCAGGTGATCAACCACGGCTCGGTCCACCACGCTGGGTTTCTGTCCGAGCGCACCATCTACGCCCTGAGCCACGACGAGCTCTTCTCCGTGCACCCGGCCACGGACCCGGACGAGCCTACGCAGGAGCCCGAGCCCGTGCACTTCGGGGACGTGCGTCAACCGCTTGGCTGCGAGTACATTGCGCAGCTCTGTATCGGGAGCCAGGGGCCGTACATTGCTGCCGGGAACAAGGC TGATCACCGCCTGGATTTGATACCCCTAGTCTCGGACCCGGCCTGGCGGTTTGACCAGGATAGCTTGTGGCGCCTCCCCGGCGCCCACGGCGAGGAGGTCGTACGCTCGGTGTATTTGGATGAACAG AGCCAATCCGTGTTCACCTGCGGCGAGGACGGATTTGTGCGGGTGTGGAAACCGgcagatgatgatgtccAAGCTCCTGtggagtcggccaagggCGCACGGcccaaggagaagaggcagaaggATCGCTTTAAGCCGTATTGA
- a CDS encoding uncharacterized protein (ID:PFLUO_001018-T1.cds;~source:funannotate), which produces MTSLIVRVPEGKSPKLAQEQLPLPRPGAGQVLVKVSHVAQNPTDVQCFDINAFGDGAVLGCDFVGEVTELGSGVTRLAKGDVIAGLIWGGEIPGLGAYSEYTIADERISFKVPAANISKAQASTVPLAAATAWLALFSKECLNIGRSQAQGTSVLVWGGSSSVGLYTIQLASLLGFEVVTTCSPRNADLVRSHGAKRVFDYNDADVIDRITGVAPHLQYIFDTIGSANSSTIASRALGGRVGHLCTVRPGKANTEHVAPNTHVTDVLVWTAFLKDHSYGTFHWPASKEDHELVSELFESLPAWLEQGRIQPNQTKLFHGLESVAQGFQEYRDGKISAYKIVYEV; this is translated from the exons ATGACTTCCCTCATTGTCCGTGTCCCAGAGGGCAAATCGCCCAAGCTAGCTCAGGAACAACTCCCGCTCCCCCGCCCCGGCGCCGGACAAGTCCTCGTCAAGGTGTCGCATGTGGCCCAGAATCCAACAGACG TCCAATGCTTCGACATAAATGCATTCGGGGACGGCGCCGTGCTGGGCTGTGACTTTGTCGGCGAGGTCACCGAGCTGGGTAGCGGAGTTACTCGTCTTGCCAAGGGGGATGTTATTGCGGGATTGATTTGGGGAG GGGAGATCCCCGGACTCGGCGCATACAGCGAATATACCATCGCAGATGAGCGGATCTCGTTCAAGGTGCCGGCGGCGAATATCTCCAAGGCTCAAGCGAGTACGGTGCCCTTGGCAGCGGCCACCGCTTGGCTTGCGCTGTTCTCCAAGGAGTGTCTGAACATTGGTCGCTCCCAGGCGCAAGGGACGAGTGTGCTGGTATGGGGTGGTAGCT CAAGCGTCGGTCTCTACACCATCCAACTGGCCTCCCTCCTCGGCTTCGAAGTAGTCACAACCTGCAGTCCGCGCAACGCCGACCTCGTCCGATCCCACGGCGCCAAACGTGTCTTCGACTACAACGACGCAGACGTAATTGACCGCATCACCGGGGTTGCCCCTCACCTCCAGTACATCTTCGACACCATCGGCAGcgccaattcctccacgATTGCGTCCAGAGCGTTGggcggccgagtcggccaTCTCTGCACCGTTAGACCGGGCAAGGCTAACACGGAGCATGTCGCGCCGAACACGCATGTCACGGATGTGCTGGTGTGGACGGCTTTCTTGAAAGACCATAGCTATGGCACATTCCATTGGCCG GCCTCCAAGGAAGACCATGAGCTGGTAAGTGAGTTGTTTGAGAGCCTACCCGCATGGCTAGAGCAGGGACGGATCCAGCCGAATCAGACTAAGCTGTTTCATGGTCTTGAGAGTGTGGCCCAGGGCTTCCAGGAGTATCGGGATGGAAAAATCTCGGCGTACAAGATTGTCTATGAGGTCTGA
- a CDS encoding uncharacterized protein (ID:PFLUO_001019-T1.cds;~source:funannotate) has product MATPFLIAYDPSTPTSGLSLKQIAYFSRVLIKPSNLAQAEHFLRQNFRLLDVVVDATDLPSAGDLVDVLNAGAVKILISLDQLTALSTEQSVPSSRLLVYATSDAQLNSLEQWISANASERDSVCVTTEPAAVSAAAAQLKIPADAQRIYATHNSGNVSEDVIKQTMQSGAIAILPSQILTVERNVADKISAADLLASRLVTDQANGLYATSVTDERGSCLGAVWSSHESIAEALRTGTGVYQSRKRGLWYKGQSSGDVQELIRIGFDCDADCFCHLGTESCFGASAGLSRLQKTLQARKADAPAGSYTARLFNEPKLVEAKIMEEAEELCRANTKEEIAFEAADLLYFALTKCTAAGVSLEDIERNLDLKSLKVKRRKGDAKGPWAEKAGLTESKPAPAPAKPEPAVEEDRTTRLEMKRVVTATTAPEVVNEYLKRPSQKSNDAIVSLVKPIVEDVRVNGDAAVLKYTHKFEKATSLTSPVIQAPYPPELMQLTPDVQEALDVSIGNIRRFHAAQKGGNEDLTMETMPGVVCSRFSRAIERVGLYIPGGTAVLPSTAMMLGVPAMVAGCKKIVLASPPRSDGSISPEIVYVAHKVGAESIVLAGGAQAVAAMAYGTQSISKVDKILGPGNQFVTAAKMLVSNDTSAGVSIDMPAGPSEVLVIADKTANPAFVASDLLSQAEHGVDSQVILIAVGLAESELRAIEDQVDKQAKALPRMDIVRGSLEHSVTFAVRDITEAMTLSNAYAPEHLILQVENAEAVVEAVQNAGSVFIGPWTPESVGDYSAGVNHSLPTYGYAKQYSGVNLGSFLKHITSSNLTPDGLMGLSKTVETLAALEGLDAHKRAISIRVAQIQQNGA; this is encoded by the exons atggcgaCCCCCTTCCTTATCGCCTACGacccctccacccccacGTCCGGGCTCTCCCTCAAGCAGATCGCCTACTTCAGCCGCGTACTGATCAAGCCCTCCAACCTCGCCCAAGCCGAGCACTTCCTGCGCCAGAACTTCCGTCTCCTcgacgtcgtcgtcgacgcgACCGACTTGCCCTCCGCCGGCGACCTGGTTGATGTCCTCAATGCCGGCGCCGTCAAGATCCTGATCTCCCTCGACCAATTGACCGCCCTCTCCACGGAGCAGTCCGTTCCCTCGTCGCGCTTGTTAGTCTACGCTACATCGGACGCCCAATTGAACAGCCTCGAGCAGTGGATTTCGGCCAATGCCAGCGAGCGGGACAGTGTCTGTGTTACCACTGAGCCCGCGGCTGTttcggctgctgcggcgcagTTGAAGATCCCCGCCGACGCTCAGCGCATCTACGCAACCCATAACTCCGGGAATGTCTCGGAAGATGTGATCAAGCAGACCATGCAGAGTGGCGCAATTGCTATCCTCCCCTCACAAATACTCACCGTCGAGCGCAACGTCGCCGACAAGATCTCTGCCGCGGACCTTCTGGCGTCGCGCCTCGTGACCGACCAGGCGAATGGCCTGTATGCGACATCCGTCACAGACGAGCGCGGCTCGTGCCTGGGCGCCGTCTGGAGCAGTCATGAGAGCATCGCTGAGGCGCTCCGCACAGGGACGGGTGTCTACCAGAGCCGCAAGCGCGGGTTGTGGTACAAGGGCCAATCGAGCGGCGATGTGCAGGAGTTGATTCGGATTGGGTTTGACTGTGATGCGGACT GCTTCTGCCACCTCGGTACAGAATCCTGCTTCGGTGCCTCTGCCGGTCTTTCTCGTCTTCAGAAGACTCTCCAGGCTCGCAAGGCGGACGCTCCTGCCGGGTCTTATACGGCACGCTTGTTCAATGAGCCCAAGCTCGTGGAGGCTAAGATTATggaagaggccgaggaaCTGTGCCGGGCCAACACCAAGGAGGAAATTGCTTTTGAGGCTGCAGATCTGCTGTACTTTGCCCTGACCAAGTGCACGGCTGCTGGCGTCAGCTTGGAGGATATCGAGCGGAACCTCGACCTGAAGAGTTTGAAGGTGAAGCGGAGAAAGGGCGATGCAAAGGGTCCTTGGGCTGAGAAGGCTGGTCTGACCGAATCCAAGCctgcccctgcccctgccAAACCTGAGCCAGCGGTGGAGGAAGACCGCACAACTCGCCTGGAGATGAAGCGCGTGGTTACCGCTACCACGGCCCCCGAGGTGGTCAATGAATACCTCAAGCGACCCTCCCAAAAGTCCAACGATGCCATTGTCAGTCTCGTCAAGCCGATCGTTGAGGATGTTCGTGTCAACGGCGACGCTGCGGTGCTCAAATATACCCACAAGTTCGAGAAGGCTACATCGTTGACCTCCCCGGTCATCCAAGCGCCCTACCCACCCGAGCTGATGCAGTTGACGCCCGACGTGCAGGAGGCACTTGACGTCAGCATCGGCAATATCCGGCGTTTCCACGCCGCACAGAAGGGGGGCAACGAGGACCTCACGATGGAAACCATGCCTGGTGTGGTCTGCTCTCGCTTCTCGCGTGCCATCGAGCGCGTTGGTCTGTATATCCCCGGCGGCACAGCCGTGCTGCCCTCCACAGCGATGATGCTTGGTGTTCCAGCCATGGTGGCCGGCTGCAAGAAGATTGTGCTCGCCTCGCCCCCCCGCTCCGACGGCAGCATCTCACCCGAGATCGTCTATGTTGCGCACAAGGTTGGTGCCGAGAGCATTGTCCTAGCCGGAGGCGCCCAAGCCGTGGCCGCCATGGCATACGGCACCCAGAGCATCAGCAAGGTGGACAAGATCCTAGGACCCGGCAACCAATTCGTGACCGCCGCCAAGATGCTCGTATCCAACGACACCTCCGCGGGCGTCAGCATCGACATGCCCGCTGGGCCCAGCGAAGTCCTAGTGATCGCCGACAAGACCGCCAACCCAGCCTTCGTGGCATCCGACCTCCTGAGCCAAGCCGAACACGGTGTTGACTCGCAGGTGATTCTCATTGCCGTGGGTCTAGCCGAGTCCGAGCTGCGCGCTATCGAGGACCAAGTCGACAAGCAGGCCAAGGCCCTGCCCCGCATGGACATCGTCCGTGGCTCCCTTGAGCACTCTGTCACCTTCGCCGTGCGCGACATCACCGAGGCCATGACCCTGAGCAACGCTTACGCGCCCGAGCACCTCATTCTGCAGGTGGAGAACGCCGAAGCGGTCGTTGAAGCCGTCCAGAATGCTGGCAGCGTGTTCATCGGGCCCTGGACCCCGGAGAGCGTGGGTGATTACTCGGCTGGTGTTAACCACTCTCTGc CTACCTACGGCTACGCCAAGCAATACTCCGGCGTGAACCTCGGCTCCTTCTTGAAGCACATCACCAGCTCGAACCTGACCCCAGATGGCCTGATGGGTCTGTCCAAGACCGTGGAGACGCTGGCTGCGCTTGAGGGTCTGGATGCCCACAAGCGGGCGATCAGTATCCGCGTCGCTCAGATTCAGCAGAATGGAGCATGA
- a CDS encoding uncharacterized protein (ID:PFLUO_001020-T1.cds;~source:funannotate), which produces MAPSVVTIDASDVDMAIPSAPIPQKRTLLLAPPSIATEESNLHALFTTFDRTTTDLQMLDRLSAGVVSLSTNTYDLVLLLTDKDGSRRTEVLHLLNRGVYAALVPAMKPGAKLQTQDNGFGPAEAMEAVLAGLVQTSAGFEKPKYDASAAVPLRFGAKKNISQKTTPPAPAPAPPMMGIIDPTNNDDYDDDDDELINEDALLDDEDLSRPIMPPPECQPKTGRRRRACKDCTCGLADRLEAEDKERRDKADSDLNVLKLQSDDLNELDFTVQGKTGSCGSCALGDAFRCDGCPYLGMPAFKPGQEVQVLNEAQF; this is translated from the exons ATGGCTCCCTCCGTCGTGACCATCGACGCCTCGGACGTCGACATGGCGATCCCCTCGGCGCCAATCCCACAGAAgcgcaccctcctcctcgcaCCCCCCTCCATCGCCACCGAAGAATCTAACCTACACGCCCTCTTCACAACCTTCGACCGCACTACCACCGACCTCCAAATGCTTGACCGCCTCTCTGCAGGCGTGGTCTCCCTATCCACCAACACATACGACCTTGTCCTGCTCCTGACAGACAAAGACGGCTCCCGACGAACCGAGGTTCTGCACCTGCTCAATCGGGGCGTCTATGCGGCCCTCGTCCCAGCCATGAAGCCCGGTGCGAAGCTACAGACGCAGGATAACGGATTCGGACCAGCTGAGGCAATGGAGGCTGTTCTGGCGGGACTGGTGCAGACGTCTGCTGGGTTTGAGAAGCCGAAATATGACGCTTCGGCGGCTGTGCCGCTGCGCTTTGGCGCGAAGAAAAACATCTCCCAGAAAACTACTCCTCctgcccctgcccctgccCCGCCAATGATGGGTATCATCGACCCTACAAATAATGACGactacgacgacgacgacgacgagctgATTAATGAGGATGCCCTTCTTGACGATGAAGACCTGTCACGACCCATCATGCCCC CCCCGGAATGCCAACCCAAAACgggccgtcgccgccgcgcctGCAAAGACTGCACATGCGGCCTCGCAGACCGGCTGGAAGCAGAGGATAAAGAGCGACGCGACAAAGCAGATAGCGATCTGAACGTGCTGAAGCTGCAGTCGGACGATCTGAACGAGCTCGATTTTACAGTCCAGGGCAAGACGGGCTCGTGTGGGAGCTGTGCTTTGGGGGATGCGTTCCGCTGTGATGGCTGTCCGTATCTGGGTATGCCAGCTTTTAAGCCAGGTCAGGAGGTGCAGGTTCTTAATGAGGCGCAGTTTTGA
- a CDS encoding uncharacterized protein (ID:PFLUO_001021-T1.cds;~source:funannotate), producing the protein MSSMRNAVQRRQHRERGQLGGREKWGILEKHKDYSLRAKDYNAKKSKIKRLEEKARDRNPDEFAFGMMGDRNHVQGRHGRGKGVGRDSAAARGLSHDAIKLLKTQDKGYLRTVGERVRREMERVERDVQLQGGMSEALDGKGQRGEESEEDEDEFDGFDDEIDSRSAPKKPRKTVFADDRQQQQALKKHRLQDDGTDEEDKKEQTNARKTPKQLEKERQALVEARRTRKLRKRAAETRESKLAALRKQHSEIQAAEQELDWQRARMDNSVGGTNKNGIKWKIRERKR; encoded by the exons ATGTCCTCCATGCGCAATGCCGTCCAGCGGCGGCAACATCGGGAGCgtggccagctcggcgggCGTGAGAAATGGGGTATTCTCGAGAAGCACAAG GACTACTCCCTCCGCGCCAAAGACTACAATGCCAAAAAGTCCAAGATCAAGCgcctggaagaaaaagcgcgCGATCGCAACCCCGATGAATTCGCCTTTGGCATGATGGGCGACCGGAACCATGTACAGGGCCGGCACGGACGAGGGAAAGGTGTCGGGCGGGACTCAGCTGCTGCGCGCGGATTGAGCCACGATGCGATCAAGCTACTCAAGACGCAGGATAAGGGTTATCTGCGCACAGTTGGGGAGCGGGTGCGTCGGGAGATGGAGCGTGTGGAGCGCGATGTACAGCTTCAGGGTGGGATGAGTGAGGCGCTAGACGGGAAGGGTCAGCGGGGCGAGGAATctgaggaggacgaggacgagtTTGATGGATtcgacgacgagatcgacTCGAGGTCTGCtccgaagaagccgcgcAAGACGGTCTTTGCGGATGATCGGCAGCAACAGCAAGCATTGAAAAAACACCGGCTACAGGATGATGGGACAGATGAagaggacaagaaggaacAGACAAACGCTCGGAAGACACCcaagcagctcgagaaggAGCGGCAAGCGCTAGTCGAGGCTCGACGAACTCGCAAACTCCGGAAACGGGCTGCTGAGACCCGCGAGAGTAagctggctgcgctgcgcaaACAACATAGTGAGATCCAAGCTGCTGAGCAGGAATTGGACTGGCAGCGGGCGCGGATGGACAACTCGGTGGGAGGCACGAATAAGAATGGCATCAAATGGAAGATCCGGGAGCGCAAGCGCTAG
- a CDS encoding uncharacterized protein (ID:PFLUO_001022-T1.cds;~source:funannotate), whose amino-acid sequence MATPSTSPDASSTSSTKKYNLRNPLPLSATQEQEVKQLYYKRVRGYCADEIKAFAQCAVNRTITATWICRQQRLAMNSCMIAHAKPEEQDRAREEWFATYGERRRAKEEELMRVEQRREEVIRMMREDEERSRQEKAAR is encoded by the exons ATGGCCACACCATCTACATCTCCGGAtgcatcttccacatcctcaaccaaGAAATACAACCTCCGCAATCCCCTCCCGCTCTCCGCCACCCAGGAACAAGAAGTGAAGCAGCTCTACTACAAGCGCGTACGGGGGTACTGTgccgacgagatcaagg CCTTCGCTCAATGCGCAGTCAACCGCACCATCACAGCAACGTGGATCTGCCGGCAACAGCGTCTCGCCATGAACTCATGCATGATCGCACACGCCAAGCCGGAGGAGCAAGACCGCGCGCGCGAGGAGTGGTTCGCGACGTATGGGGAGCGGCGACGTGcgaaggaagaggagcttATGCGCGTCGAGCAGCGGAGGGAAGAGGTTATTCGCATGATGcgtgaggatgaggagcgGAGTCGGCAGGAGAAGGCTGCACGATGA
- a CDS encoding uncharacterized protein (ID:PFLUO_001023-T1.cds;~source:funannotate), giving the protein MASPSQKQGSVPPPSTPPGDSGPANGAPGPSTSQAPANATTTTTTTTAAPIPATTTQPPQIPSTSLHDSGKSRRPRDVRLVHMLLASLGVTAYQERVPLQLLDFAYRYTSNVLQDSVHLATEGYASAGEGTTGKGSTGELGSVTLPALRLSIASRLHYQFQAGLPKEFLMDLASERNRIALPGVSRGYDAAAQAGGSAAAAADQSITMAGIRLPPERFCLTGIGWNMMDEWDSEGEAEEEMPDALEKGRAAGSGGDAAEDAEEGGDDDEDGKMEDIFGEDTAMGEAGEDEDRKMTDA; this is encoded by the coding sequence atggcgtcTCCCAGCCAGAAACAGGGCTCAGTGCCACCACCCAGCACTCCACCCGGCGATTCAGGTCCGGCCAATGGAGCCCCTGGCCCATCCACCTCGCAAGCCCCGGCCAATGCGACCACCAcaacgaccaccaccaccgcagcCCCGATACCCGCGACAACCACGCAACCACCACAAATACCCTCGACCTCCCTCCACGACAGCGGCAAGTCGCGCCGACCGCGCGACGTGCGCCTCGTGCACATGCTCCTCGCCTCGCTGGGGGTAACAGCGTACCAAGAGCGCGTGCCGCTCCAACTCCTCGACTTCGCATACCGCTACACATCGAACGTCCTCCAAGACTCCGTGCACCTCGCCACAGAAGGGTACGCCAGTGCTGGCGAAGGCACAACGGGCAAGGGGTCTACCGGCGAGCTTGGCAGCGTGACTTTGCCCGCGTTGCGGCTGAGCATCGCCTCGCGCCTACACTACCAGTTCCAGGCGGGTCTGCCGAAGGAGTTCCTGATGGATCTCGCGTCGGAGAGAAATCGGATTGCGTTGCCTGGTGTGTCGAGGGGGTATGATGCCGCTGCGCAGGCTGGTGGCTCCGCTGCTGCGGCCGCAGACCAGAGCATAACCATGGCAGGTATTCGACTGCCGCCGGAGCGCTTCTGTCTTACTGGCATCGGGTGGAATATGATGGATGAGTGGGATAGTGAGGGcgaggctgaggaggagatgcctgatgcgctggagaagggcagAGCTGCCGGTtctggtggtgatgcggcggaggatgccgaagagggtggtgatgatgatgaggatgggaagatggaggatatCTTCGGTGAGGATACCGCTATGGGTGaggctggagaagatgaggatcGGAAAATGACAGATGCTTGA